The genomic window CAGTCCCTTTCTCAGGACCCCTTCCTTTATTCTCCCCATTGCGGCCCCGACACGGGTGTAGTTCATCGCTGAGACCGCGGAGTTTGCTATGAGCGCCAGGTACACGACTTCTCTCGTGTAGCCCTCACTCGTAAGGAGCACCGGCATCTGAGGGAAGTAGAGTCCAGCCGCTATCCAGAAGAGCAGGAAGGCTACGTAGAACCTCCCTAAGCCATCGGGAAGGCTGAAGTTGGTGTGCAAGATGAAGGACGGCATGTATCTGGCCTTTTCAACGACGTAGTTCCCGAACGCTCTAATAGCTTGCCTGTTGATGTATATCGGAGCCTCCCGTATCATCCGCTTCCCCATGAAGACCGATGGCAAGCCCAGGATTGCGAATGCCATGAACAGCTGTGGTATGCTCAGGGACCCCGATAGGCCGAAACCGAGAACCAGTCCGAGAACCCACCCCCAGCCGCTTATCTCGTTGAACTTTCCAATGGCGTGGTCCCAGCTGTGCTTCCTGACGCTCCTTAAAACAAGCGCTATGGGGACCGATAGAGTAGAGGCGAGGAAAAATGCGTATACCGTGTTTACCACGATGAGCTGGGCGGGGGTCTTCACAAAGGCCATCGCCGTGAGGAAGAGCGGAACGCTGGCAAAGCCAAGGAGTATGAACGGCTTTCTTCTCAGCGTTTTGTCGCTCAGCCTTCCCCAGAACAGTGCGCCGAGCATTGAAGCCAAACTCGCAAGGGCAAAGGCAATTCCAACGGTTGAGGCGTTTCCCCCGAGTTCCAGGAGGTAGAGGCTCACCAGGGCGGAGCTTCCACCCGTGGCTACTTTGAAGGGCACGAAGGAGTAGAACCACCCCGGCATCTTGGGGATGTAGCGGTAGCGGTTTGCTACCGATGCGTTCCTCACCGCGATGGCAACTCTCTGACTCATTTTTCTCACCTTGAGGCCTCCGGGAGGCCAGTTTGGTTTAAAAAGATTCGTGACGTTAGTGATACTTCAAAGTCCAAAAATGGCCATGTAGTGGGGATGGAAGAAATGGAACCTCAAACTTCGAGAACGTACTTTCTGCTCTCGTCGGAGAAGCCCCTGAAGCGTCCGAGCTTCAGGTGAAGTATCGCCCTTTCAACATTCATGACCTTCATGGCTCCAACGTGTGTTACCCCGGTGCCCTGGAGGAACTCCGGGAGAACCTGTCCAGTGGGACCGGTCAGGAGAAAAATCTTGGCGTTCTTTGACCTCTCTAAAAGCATGTCAATGGTTCCATTGAGCATGCATGAGGCACTCGCTATAACCGCCTCAACCTCCGGCAGGAGCCAGTACTCCAGGGAATCGCTCAGCGTTTCCCTGTCCCAGAGCTTCGGGTTTCTCTCGAAGACGTAGAGCTTGAAGCCCCTCTCCCTGAGATTTCTGACTATCGGCGGCATGTTTCCGATGACCGCTACCTTCTCGATGTCCTTCTCAAGAAGTTCCACGGCGTCGATCCACTTTGCACTGCCGAGGTCGATGTAGTACTGCGAAACCGCGTTTATCGCGGCTAAACCAATGGTTCGCTCGATGATGTTTAGGCTGTCGGCCCGTTCAATGAACGCCTCAAGCGTGGGCTCCTCTATGGAGTTGTCGAACCTCCCTATCTCCTCGGGGAGGGTCATGGCAACGCCGAGGGCTTTTCCCAGCTTCCCCTCAATCAGCACGTAGGTGTAGGGCAGGCCGAAGGAGAAGTCTAGGAGCTTGAAATCTTCATCGATGAGCCCCAGGGTCTTTTTCTTGAGCTTAGCCAGCAGCATGGAAACACCCCGCTTTCCGTCTTGATTAATCTGGTACCGCTCCAATTTTAACCTTCCGTTTGGGTTGGGCAAACCTTATACGCTTTTAGGTTAACCTAATTCCGGTGGTGATATGATAGCCTTCGGTCCGGTTCCGTCGAGGAGACTCGGTAAGAGTCTTGGGATAAACAACATACCCGACAAGGTCTGCTCCTACGCCTGTCTTTACTGTCAGATAGGCAGAACGTTAAAGATGGAGGTTGAGAGGAGGGCTTTTTACGAGCCAGAACTGGTATTTGAGGAGGTGTCGAAGAAGGTCGAGGAGGCTGAAGCTGCCGGGGAGAGGATAGACTACATCACATTCGTTCCCGACGGGGAGCCGACGCTCGACGTGAACCTGTCCAGAGAGGTTGAGATGCTGAAAACCCTCGGAATACCCTTGGCGATACTCACGAACTCGTCCCTGATCTGGAGGGAAGACGTCAGGGAAGACCTGTTTGAGTTCGACTTTGTCTCCCTGAAGCTCGACGCGGTCAGCGAGCCCCTCTGGAGAAGAATTGACAGACCCCACAAGAGCCTCTCGCTTGAGAAAATCCTCGACGGCATGCTGGCCTTCGCGGAAGGTTTCGGGGGAAGGCTCATCACCGAGACCATGCTGGTAAACGTTGATTACGGCGGGGAGCTTGAAAAGATCGCCGACTTCCTGGGTGAGCTCAAACCGGAGAAAGCCTACATAGCCATTCCCACCAGGCCTCCTGCCGAGCCATGGGTGGAACCCCCTTCGGAGGAGACGATACACCTCGCCTACCAGCTGTTCTCGGAGAGGCTCAGTGGGAGAGTCGAGTACCTCATAGGCTACGAGGGGAATGCCTTTGCCTCAACCGGGAACGTCGAGGAGGACCTGCTGAGCATTACGGCAGTTCACCCGATGAGGGAAGAAGCGGTTAGGGAGCTTCTGAGAAAAGCCGGAGCCGACTGGGACGTGGTGGAGAGACTCCTCAGGGACGGAAAGCTGATCAAACTCGAATACGGGGGAAGGCGCTTCTACATGCGCGCCCTACCGAGCAGGAGAAAACCTTAATTATTTGGGAAACTAGTTTACCGGGGAGAGCCATGTGCGAGTACACCTACGAGAACGGGCAGAGGTGCAGACTGAAGCCCATCGAAGGCTCCGCCTACTGTCCACTGCATATCCCCTACGACGAAGGCGAGAAGCTCTTGGGGGATGAAATAAAGAGGGTGAAGGAGGAGACCTTTCTCAAAAGGCTCAAGGCCGGCCAGACCTATTTTGAGGGAGTCTACCTTTACGATGTCAAAATAAGCGATTTCAAGGCCGAGAAGCCGATAGTCTTTAAAAACTCGCAGATCAGGACGGTGCTCTTCGACGGCCTTAACGTGCCGGGTGTAACCGTCTACAACTCCACGGTGGGAAGGCTGGTCGTCTTTGAGAGCAGGCTGGGGACATTCACGGTTCACGATTCAAGGGTTTTCGGCCTGAACCTGCTCCGTGTCGGGTTCTCCAACTCGGTCTACATCAGGAATTCGAGCGTTCGCTACGTCATGATAAACTCGACCGAGTACATCGGCAAGGGGGCTGAGGGGGAGAGGGAGTACGGAGAAAAAAGAACCGCCACTGGAAGGATAGAGCTGAGCGGCCTGAACGAAGTCCGCAGGATTGGAATAAACGTCCGTTATCCCCTTCTGCGGAAAATCCTTGAGGAGCATGGGGTAAAGCCATCTGAATCGCGTGAGAGGGCCGTTAAGGCCACAGCCCTTGTTCTCCGGGACATAGACTTCGACCAGTCGGCGCGCTTCAAGAGACAGGTCAGGCTCAGCATAAGGCGGTTCCACGGCAACCTCGTCCTTGAGAACCTCAACGTCTTCGGCCACGCCGAGATCCTGGGAAGCTGGCTCAGGAATCCCGAGTTCGTGCATACGAGGGTCATGGGCAACCTGATATTCCGGAAGGTATCTTTCCACGGCGACTTTGCCTGGAACTCCACGGTTCTGCCCAACATCCCGGTGGAACTCAGCGTTGAAGGCTTCGTTGAAGTCGAGGACTGTAAGTTCAACAGCCACCGCGCGGCGGAGGTTCTCTACCGTCTGGCAAGAATAAGCTGGGAGCGGAACGGGGACTTTGAGAGGGCCGACCGCTACTACTACCTGGAGATGGTGGCCAAGAGGAACTCCCGGCTGAGCGGCAGGAGAAAGGGAATCAAAAGGCTCTTCATGAGGATGGAATCCGTCTTTGAGTGGCTCTTCGCGGATTTGACCTGCAAGTACGGTACCGACTGGAAGAGGCCCATACTCATATGGCTCGGTGCGGTAAACGTCTTCTTCCCGGTTCTCTTTTACCTGACCAGAAGCGTTGAGGGACTCTCCGGAGCGCTGAGCTTCCTGGACTACGAGTACTTCAGCGTTGTTACCGCCACAACCCTCGGCTACGGCGACTACCATCCGATAGGCGTCGGCAGGGTTATAGCGTCGGTCGAGGCCCTCTTTGGCATGTTCATGTGGGCGGTCTTCCTGACGGTGTTCGCGAGGAAGTACATGAGGTGATACCATGAGGATAGGGCTCATAATCAACCCCATAGCGGGAATGGGAGGCAGAGTGGCGCTCAAAGGTACTGACGGTGTCGTTGAGGAGGCGATACAGAGGGGTGCAAAGCCCATCGCGGCTGACGTTGCGAGGCTTTTCCTCCACGAGCTGAACAACTACGCGGAGGGAAGGGGGGTCGAGTTTTTAACCGGCCCCGATGGTTTGGGGGAAGAGGTTCTGGCGGAGTTCGATTTCCCCTACGAGGTCATCAGACACAGGGATGTACGTTACCGCGAAGTCCTCGGCGTTAGGATTCCGGATACGGATAGCGAGGACACGAAGGAACTTGTGAAGAGAATGCTCGACCAGGTTGAGCTGATAGTCTTTGCCGGCGGCGACGGAACCGCGAGGGACGTTTTCAGCGTCGCCGGGAGAAAGGTTCCAATACTCGGCGTTCCGACGGGCGTTAAGATGTTTTCTGGAGTCTTTGCGGCATCCCCAGAGGACGCGGCAAGGCTCGTCGCCGAGTTCCTCAAAGGGAACGCCGAGCTGGTGGAGCGGGACGTCATGGACTTGGACGAGAACGCCTTCAGGCACGACGAGGTGAGGCCGAAGCACTATGGAAAGGCCCAGACCCCCTACGCCGAGCTCCTCCTTCAGGGTGCGAAGGAGCCCACGAAGACGGACGAGGCCGAGGATGTGGATGCCATAATAGAGGCCCTGGCCGAGGAGCTTGAGGATGGGATATATTTCCTCGGCGCTGGCTCGACCCTCAAGAAGCTCAAAGATCTGCTTGGGATAAACGGAACTCTCCTGGGCGTTGACATCGTCGAGATTAAGAACGGTGAGGCCAGGCTCCTCGTTAAAGACGCCGCGGAGAAAGACCTGCTGAGGTTCGCGGGGGAGAACACAAGGGTAGTTGTAACCGTAATCGGGGGCCTTGGATTTCTCTTCGGTAGGGGAAACCAGCAGTTCTCGGCGGAAGTCCTTAGGAGGATTCCGAAGGAGAACATAATCGTCGTGGCGACGCCTTCCAAGCTCAGGAATGGCTTTGTCAGGGTTTACACAGGAAATAAGGAGGTTGATGACAAGCTGCGCGGCTACATCCGCGTCCGCGTCAGCCCCTGGATGGAGCGTATGGTGAGGGTAATCTAAGCCAAACCAGAAGTCGTTTATAGGACCTTTCCCTATTTTCAGTCGGTGAACCGTATGAAGTACAGCCGTATAGCGGTTAGGCTCTTTGAGAGGGAGGGGGAGGACACGTTCTACGACCCCGTTTACCATGGCAGGACTCTCAAGGTTTTCGGAATGGACGAATGGCCGGGAAAGGCCCTTAAGTACCTGGTGGATAGATACCGGGAGATTGATTACGGGACCGTTATCTTCGACACTGAGGGGGACTTTCCGGAGGATGGGTTTGACACCATCATCCGGGTGAAGGACGGCGAGGGAACGGGCCTTGACCCGATAGCCCTTGCGAGGAAGGGCCTTTTGGACGGCTACACCGCGGCAACGATAGTCCAGACCGTCTATGGGTTGGACAGAACCCTGACGGAGAGGCTCTACGCTGACTTCCTTGCCGGGAAGGTGAGGAGCGTTCCAGAGGCCATGAAGTCGGACGGAAAGTACGCCGAGGTTATCAGGGAAAGCTACACGCCCCTGGACGAGGCATTCTACTCTGGAAAGCCTCCTGAGTTCGGAAAGAACATCCTGGTGGAGCTGGGGGAGACCTACAGCATAACAATGGCTGGTATAGCTTTTCTGGTTGTGAGCGCGGTGATTAGACACAGGAGGAACACCATGATAGGTGTCAACGATGCGGCCGTTTTGGCCTACACAACAGCCGGTGGTGCCGCCATACCGTTAATAACGAGGCCCATAAGGGCGAGGGTGACGGTCCTCGCAACTCAGTACGCGATAGACTCGATAATGAACTTGGCTGGCCCGAGCTTGGTTCTCTACCACGACCCTGACACTCAGAGCGTTATCTACGAGACGAACGGAGTTCCACCCGGCCCGATGAGGAAGCACGTCCACAAGGGAGAGGCGGCCTTTATCTACCGCACTCCGGAGACGATAAACGTGGAGTGGGGGGAGCTACCCCGCTGATTTACCTTTTCTTGAACGGCAGTCTTTCAAAAGGAAAAGAGGGAAATCACTTCAGGCTCCTCACCAGCTCCTCCATGACGCCGAGGAAAGTCTCGACCTCCTCAATGCTGTTGTAGACGTGGAACGAGGCCCTCACCGTGCCGTTTATTCCGAGCTTCTTCATCACCGGTAACGCGCAGTGATGGCCGGAACGAACCATTATATTGTTCTCGTCGAGTATTGCTGCAACGTCGTGAGGGTGAAGCGGAGGAACGTTGAAGCTCACCACACCGGCGTGCTTCTTCAGGTCTCTCGGCCCGTACCAGGGAATTTCGAGTTCATCGAGCCCCTTGGTTATGCGCTTGACGAGTTTATGCTCCTGCCTTTCAATCTTGTCTATCCCGATCCGCTCGATGTACCTTATTCCGGCGGCGAGGCCTATCGCACCGCCTATGTTTGGGGTTCCCGCTTCGAACCTCTCCGGCGGTCCGGTCAGCTTATAGGAGTCGAGCTCAACGTCCTCTATCGTTCCCCCACCTATCAATGGAGGTTCAAAGGTATCGAAGAACTCCTCGTTGATGTAGAGGACTCCAATTCCCGTCGGTCCCATCGGCCCCTTGTGGCCCGAGAAGGCAAGAAAGTCCGCGTGGAGCTTCTTCACGTCCACTTCCATGTGGCCGGCACTCTGGGCGGCGTCAACCACAAAGATGGTCCCCTCTTCCTTTGCCATCTTCCCGAGCTCCTCAACCTCATGGATAACGCCCAGGGCGTTGGAAACGTGCTGAACGGCAACGAGCTTTGCACCTTTAATCTTCCTCTCAGCGTCGCTCAAATCCAGGTTGCCCTCGTTGTCTCCTTCAATGAACTCAAGCCTTAGTCCGAGCTTTTTAGCCAGCCTCTGCCAGGGGAGTAAATCTGAGTGGTGCTCGTAGGGAGTCGTCACTATCTTGTCTCCGGGCTTGAAGAGGTGCTCAAGGCCGAGGGCGACGAGGTTTAAACTCTCGCTCGTGTTCTTGGTGAAGACGATCTCTTCAAAGCGCGCATTGAGGAAATCCGCAACGATTTTCCTGCTCTCCTCGTACCTGTGGGTCGCCATCTGGGAGAGCCTGTGTATCCCCCTGTGGACGTTGGCGCGGTATCTAAGATAGTACTCGTCCATCGCCTCCACAACCGGCCTCGGCGTGAGCGAAGTGGCCGTGTTGTCGAAGTATATGACTTCCCCTGTCAGCGGGATGTCCTTTCTAACATCCTCCGGAATCCTCATGAAATCACCTCCAGAACTCCAGCGCAGTCGTATATGATTCGAGCGAGCTCCTCACCCTTCTTTGCGTCCTCTAGGAGCTTGATTATTATCTTGCCGCTGGGATAGACGCTCGTTTCGTAGTCGTCGATCTCAAGAATCAGCATCATTCCGGGCAGGAGCTTCTTCACGGTGTAACCCTTCTCCTTCAAGCACTGGGCTGTTCTCGTGAGGTCTATCTTTACCTGGCGCTCCCAGGAGTAGCCGCTTATGACGATGCCCTTCATGGTTACACAGGGTTTTGCTATTATCATACTCTCACCGGTTCGAAATTGGAAAAAGGGCCTTATACGGCTTTCCTAAACCGAAGGTTAAGGACAAAAGTGGGAATCGGGAAAAGGGCTCAGCAGACCCTCGGAACAGGGTCTCCTGCTGGAGGCTCCAAAAAGCGTTTTCCGCCTATGCCGGTCTCGACCAGAACCTTGCCCCTGTAGTCTCCTATGACCTCGCCGATTATCGCCGCGTTCTTCCCTTTTTCTGTGCCCCTCATGGCCTCCAGTGCCTCTTCCGCGTGCTCTCTGGCAACAATAATCACGACCTTGCCCTCGTTGGCAACGTCGAAGGGGCTTATGCCCAGCATGTCGCTCGCTGCCCTGACTTCCGGCCTGACCGGCACATCGGCTTCCCTTATGAGTATTCCCACGTTGGCCTTTCTCGCCATCTCGTTGAGCGCATTGCTGAGCCCGCCCCTCGTGGGGTCTTTCATTGCATGGATGTTCTCCCAGCCAATGGCTTTGGCAACCCCCTCAACCACCTCCCAGATTGGAGCCACGTCGCTTTCCAGCTGTGTCTCGAAGGCTATTCCCTCCCTGTGGCTCATTAAGGCGATGCCATGGTCGCCTACCGTTCCGCTGATTAAAACCAAGTCGCCGACCTTCGCTCCGGCGTCGCTTATCGGCCTCTCGGCTATTCCAATCCCCGCTGTTATGACGAAGATTCCTATCCCGTCCTCAACAACTTTGGTGTCGCCGGTGACGATTGGAACGGGGACTTCCCTTGCAGTTTCGTCCATCGAGTTCAGGATTCTCTTCAGGTCTTCGCCGTCGAAGCCTTCGCCGATTATCATGGAGTTGGCCAGGGCGAGGGGCTTCGCGCCCATTACCGCCAAGTCGTTCACGGTTCCGCTGACGGCTAATCTTCCGATGTCTCCGCCGGGGAAGAATAGGGGCCTGACTGTGTGGCCGTCTATTGTAAAGACGAGGTGCTTATTGCCGAAGGGTATAGTTGCACCATCGTCGAGCTGGTCAAGTCCGATTCCACCGGCAGATTTCAGGCTGAGATTTTTGAGTATGACGTCCCTCAGGAGCTCCTCCATTATTTCCCCGCCCGCTCCGTGTTCTAGCTTTATCTTCTCCACCATACTCATTCCTCCAGAAAGCCCTTGGATGAGAGGTATTCTTTCGTGAATGCGAGGAACTCTTCGGCGCGCCTTATGTTCTCGCGCGCCTCTTCCTCGGTTATATCCACCACAAAAGAGTAATCCGCCGTCTGCCTGAGGTTGAATGCAGTTCGCAGGTGTGTGAAAAACTTATGAGGAACCTCACCTGTTTTAATAAACTCTCTCCCGAAGAGCGCTATTAGGGCAGAATGCTTTGAGACGCTGATGCCTTTTGTCAGGAGGAGGGCCTCCGAGCAGTAGAACATTGTGTAGTATGCCCTCGATAGTGCGAATCCATAGAACCCCCTCTTCAGCAGAATTTTAGCCGCTTCAAGGCTTTCCTGGGCCTTTTTCAAGATTTCCTTGTATTGCTTCATACCTTGATGCCCTCCGCCTGGACGTTTTGAATCAAAGGATCATATTTCATTTTCCTGCTGAGAGGATATACGATCAGCGAGACGACGATTCCCCTCTCCAGAACGTATCTATCCGTTACTTCGGTTAGCTTATCGTGCTCTTTGAGCGTTAGCTTTCTCCTCACCACCACGAGAACGTCAACGTCGCTGTCTTCCCTTGCTTCTCCCCTCGCGTACGAGCCGAAGAGTATGACCTCCACCAGGTCATCTCCGAGGATTTCCTCCAGCTTTTCCTTAACCTCACGGAGGATCTTTTCCAGCTCGTCTCTCTGGATTACCGGCATCAACCACACCCATTTACACAGTTGTGTTTTTTAGTTAAATCCTTATCTCACAGCATCAAATCCTCCCTCGTCAGGTAGCCCTCAAGGTAAAGCCCTCCGAGGAAGGCCTGGCCGACGTTTATTCCGTTGTCGCCGCGCGGGACCTCGTGTGTTGTGTGGAACTTCAGGCCAGCGGCCTCTACTATTTTCCTGGCGGTCTTGACTATGAGCTCGTTGTAGGCAACGCCGCCGCTTATTCCGACGTTCTTGACACCGAACTCTCTTGCCCTCTCCACAGCTGTTTCAGCGAAGGCCCTTCCAAGGGCGAGGTGTGCCGAGTAGGCTATGTCCGCGGGACTGGCGGTGTCAATGACGTCGAGTGCCTGCGAGAATAGCTCCTCAACCTTTATCAGCTCTCCCTCCACCGGAACCTCAAACTTCAGGTCGTTCTTGCCGCGCATCGCGAAGCTTTCCAGCTTCATTGCCGGCTCGCCCTCGTAGTGCCTTCTGTACGCCACGTTGAGGAGAACCGAGAGGGCGTCGAGGACCCTACCGGTTGAGGATGCGTAGCTCGTGTTGACCTCCTTCGCCAGCTGGGTCAGCACGACGTTGAACTCTACCTTTCCATAGCGGAGGCCCTCGATGGCCTTCGGGCAGCACCCCCCTATTATCCCCTCGAGCTCATCTATGCTATAGACCTTGCTCAGGATTCCCATCAGGGCCCTCAGCGGGTAGTAGCTGGCCAAATCGCCACCTGGGAGCGGGTAGTAGTCTATGTGGGCCAATCTTTCAACATCCTCGTAGCTCAGGTAGAGAACCTCTCCTCCCCAGGTGTGGCCGTCCGTCCCGTAGCCGACGCCGTCAACGGCTATACCTATCATCTCGTCCAGCTTCCTCTCGGCCAAAACGCTCGCTATGTGTGCGTAGTGGTGCTGCACCTGGAGGAACTCCACGTTTAGCTCGTTTGCCATCTCCATGGCGAGTTTAGTGGTGTTGTAGCTCGGGTGAAGGTCGGCTATAATGAGGTCGAACTCGTTCACGCGGAGAATTCTCTTGAAGTGTTCTATGGCCTTCTCCATGAACTCAAGGACTTCGATCTTCGAGGTGTTCCCGATGTACTGGCTTGGGTAGACTTTCCCGTTTTTAGCAACGCCAAAGGCGTTGAGAAGCTCGGCTCCCACTGCCAAGCCACGGTAGCTGAAGGGAATCTCTATGGGCAGCGGCACGAAGCCGCGGGAGCGCCTTATCACCGCTCTCCTCCCGTTGACGAACCTGATGACGCTGTCATCCGCGCGGTTGAGTATCTCCCTGTTGTGGAGGAGGAAGTAGTCGGCAACGTCCTTTAACTCCTCGAAGGCCCGGTCGTTGTCCTTCACCATGGGCATGCCCGGGTAGTTGGCCGAGGTCATCACGTAGACTTTGCTTTTGCTCCAGTGGAAGAGTATGTAATGAGTTCCCGCGTAGGGGAGCATGACGCCTATGGTGTGCAGTCCCGGTGCGAGGTTTTCAGGCAGGGGAAACGGCTCCTTCTTGCGGAGGGTTATTATCGGTCTCCTGTAGGAGGTCAGCTCCTCAAGTTCTTCCCTGCTTAAAAAGGCGAACTCCTCAACCGTTTCGACGTCCTTCGCCATTATCGCGAAGGGCTTCTGCGGCCTGTGGGTTCTCCGTCTCAGCTCCGCGACTGCCTCCTCGTTGGCGGCGTCACAGGCAAGGTGGATCCCGCCTATCCCCTTGATGGCGACGATGTATCCCCTATCTATCAGCTCCGCCGCCCTCTTCAGCGGGTCTCCAATGATTTCCTCCCCGTCGTTCGTGTAGAGGCGGTAACTCGGCCCGCAGACTGGACAGCAGACGGGTTCGGCATGATAGCGTCTGTTGAGTGGGTCTTTATATTCACCCTCGCAGTAGCCGCACATCGGAAACTCTCTCATCGTCGTGTTGATTCTATCGTAGGGGAGGTCTTCGATGATTGTAAACCTGGGTCCGCAGTTGGTGCAGACTATGAATGGGTACATGTAGCGCTTGTCGGTCGGGTCAAATAGCTCTCTCAGACAGTCGTCACATATCGCTATGTCCGGTGGGATTATTGAATCCCCACCTTCTCCGCCCTGGGAGCTCTTCTCGATGTAAAAGCGGTCGAAGCCCTGTGGGGGGAGCTCCTTCTTCTTTATCGTCTCTATCCGCGCGAGTGGGGGAAGCTTCTCCCTGAGGTCTCGCAGAAAAGACTCTATGTCCTCCTCCCTGCCCTCAACGACGATCTCAACGCCGGCATCGCCGAGGTTCTTGACGTAGCCCCTCAGGCTGTGCTCGTGGGCTATCCTGTAGACGAAGGGCCGGAATCCGACGGCCTGAACGATGCCCTGAACGTGAAGCCTGTAAGCTTTCATTCCTCTCACCGGTTTCTTCTTCGTAATTCGGGCCTTTATAGGTTTCTAAAACCAAAAGTTAAAAACCGGAGAGGAGTTTTCAACCTTTGGTGTCAGAACAAAGCTCCGTACTTGTAGAAGATGCTGCATGTTCCCTCGTAGGAGACCATGCACGGCCCTATTGGACTCCTCGGCGTGCAGGTCTTGCCGAAGTGCGGGCACTGTGGGGGTAGCGCCAGACCGCGAAGGATGGCGCCGCAGATGCAGCCCTTTTCGAGGTCTGGAAGCTCCGGAACCTCCGGATCGTAGTACGTCCTTATCTCCAGCTCCTTCCACTCCTTCCTAAGCTCAAGTCCGCTTTCGGGTATGGTCCCGAGGGCGCGCCACCTGGCGTCCTTGACTTCGAAGAACTTCTCGATGAGCCTCTGAGCCGTTACGTTGCCCTCGTACTTGACAACCCTCGTGTACTCGTTGAGTATCCTGACCTCGCCGTTCTTAACCATCCGTATGAGGAGCAGAATAGCCATCAGCATGTCCACCGGTTCAAAGCCCGCTATGACCTGCGGTATGCCGTAGTCGGTCGTTATGTACTCCCAGCCCCTTACGCCGATTATCGTTGAGACGTGACCAGGGTCTATGAGTCCGTGGAAGCGCGTTCCGGCCTTCACGAGGGCCTCAACGGCCGGGGGAGTTAGGCGGTGGACGGAGTATATCTTGAAGTTCTCTAGGCCTTCTTCAACGACGGCGTTCAGCATTCCAGCGGCGGGAGCCGTTGTCGTCTCAAAGCCGGGACTGAAGTGGACGACGGTTCTCTCCGGGTTCTCTTTGGCTATCTTGTAGGTGTCAAATATTGAGTAAACAACGCGCACGTCGTAACCCTCGCCCCTCAAATCCGCGAAGCTCCCGAGGGGAGTTGGTATTTTGTACATGTCGCCAAAGGTGGTCAGGATTATCCTCTCTCCCTCCGCGTAGGCCTCCTTCATAATCTCGCGCATCTTGACGATGTCCTCGACCG from Thermococcus sp. MAR1 includes these protein-coding regions:
- a CDS encoding HEPN domain-containing protein, translating into MKQYKEILKKAQESLEAAKILLKRGFYGFALSRAYYTMFYCSEALLLTKGISVSKHSALIALFGREFIKTGEVPHKFFTHLRTAFNLRQTADYSFVVDITEEEARENIRRAEEFLAFTKEYLSSKGFLEE
- the hypF gene encoding carbamoyltransferase HypF, yielding MKAYRLHVQGIVQAVGFRPFVYRIAHEHSLRGYVKNLGDAGVEIVVEGREEDIESFLRDLREKLPPLARIETIKKKELPPQGFDRFYIEKSSQGGEGGDSIIPPDIAICDDCLRELFDPTDKRYMYPFIVCTNCGPRFTIIEDLPYDRINTTMREFPMCGYCEGEYKDPLNRRYHAEPVCCPVCGPSYRLYTNDGEEIIGDPLKRAAELIDRGYIVAIKGIGGIHLACDAANEEAVAELRRRTHRPQKPFAIMAKDVETVEEFAFLSREELEELTSYRRPIITLRKKEPFPLPENLAPGLHTIGVMLPYAGTHYILFHWSKSKVYVMTSANYPGMPMVKDNDRAFEELKDVADYFLLHNREILNRADDSVIRFVNGRRAVIRRSRGFVPLPIEIPFSYRGLAVGAELLNAFGVAKNGKVYPSQYIGNTSKIEVLEFMEKAIEHFKRILRVNEFDLIIADLHPSYNTTKLAMEMANELNVEFLQVQHHYAHIASVLAERKLDEMIGIAVDGVGYGTDGHTWGGEVLYLSYEDVERLAHIDYYPLPGGDLASYYPLRALMGILSKVYSIDELEGIIGGCCPKAIEGLRYGKVEFNVVLTQLAKEVNTSYASSTGRVLDALSVLLNVAYRRHYEGEPAMKLESFAMRGKNDLKFEVPVEGELIKVEELFSQALDVIDTASPADIAYSAHLALGRAFAETAVERAREFGVKNVGISGGVAYNELIVKTARKIVEAAGLKFHTTHEVPRGDNGINVGQAFLGGLYLEGYLTREDLML
- a CDS encoding nucleotidyltransferase domain-containing protein; the encoded protein is MPVIQRDELEKILREVKEKLEEILGDDLVEVILFGSYARGEAREDSDVDVLVVVRRKLTLKEHDKLTEVTDRYVLERGIVVSLIVYPLSRKMKYDPLIQNVQAEGIKV
- the hypD gene encoding hydrogenase formation protein HypD produces the protein MNVTDVLNAFKDRELAQKVVRKIREEAKGLDELRFMHVCGTHEDTVTRSGIRSLLPENVKIVSGPGCPVCITPVEDIVKMREIMKEAYAEGERIILTTFGDMYKIPTPLGSFADLRGEGYDVRVVYSIFDTYKIAKENPERTVVHFSPGFETTTAPAAGMLNAVVEEGLENFKIYSVHRLTPPAVEALVKAGTRFHGLIDPGHVSTIIGVRGWEYITTDYGIPQVIAGFEPVDMLMAILLLIRMVKNGEVRILNEYTRVVKYEGNVTAQRLIEKFFEVKDARWRALGTIPESGLELRKEWKELEIRTYYDPEVPELPDLEKGCICGAILRGLALPPQCPHFGKTCTPRSPIGPCMVSYEGTCSIFYKYGALF